The stretch of DNA AAGGTATTAAAGGAATAAAAATAGCTGATGCTGATAGTGTTGCAGTTGAAAGGCTAACGCGAGGCAACCCTGCATTTTTAAATTTTTCTTTAAACAACTCAGTGGGAACGATAACTGAAATATAAGATTCGGTTGTCGCAATAGCTGTCACTAGCGTTGCACTAACAGAAGCAAAAACAAGCGATGATTTTTTCTTCATATTACCGAATAAAGTCTCGACAATGACATTCAGGCAACCAATCTTAGAAAAAATACCGATAAACATCATTGCACAGAACATTAGCGTGAACATCCATGCCATGGAATCGATACCACCTCGACCAACAAGAGAACGGATTTGGTCCGATACAATCATGTCTTTTGATGCTGGTATCATATCTACACTGAAACCACCCCAACTTGCCTTTAAGCCATCAATAACACTGAAGCCATTCAGACCGACACCAATAGCAATCGCTAAAAAACCAGCACCAAACATTGATGGTACAACTGGGAGCCTTTTAATAGCGCAACCCATAAGTATGATTAACGGAAGTACGGCAAGAGGATTAACGTTGAATAGTGCTTCGACTTGTTCTGAAAAGTTGTTCGATAACGTCGTTGTAGCAACTTCTTCATTGTAAGACATACCCAAAAATAGATACGCAACAATAGAGATAATTGTCACTGGGAAAACTATATACGAAGTCCCTTTTAGGGTGTTGTAAGTGGAAATCTTATTAATTGAAGATGCAAGGTTACACATATCAGACATAGGAGAAAAAATCTGACCAAACATAGAGCCAGCAACAACAGCTCCGGCTAATAAGGGCATGTGCACGCCAGCAATCTCTCCCATTCCGATCATAACGACACCGATAGTACCAGCGGTCCCCCAAGAGGTACCAATGGCTACAGCGGTAGCTGAACATGCGATAAAGGCAAAAGCAACAATATAATCCGGGTTTACAATGCTAAGTAAATAATAGATAGAAACAGGGATAGTTCCCGAAAACATCCATGTAGCAATCGTAAAACCAATACCCAGTACTATCGTTAGCACGGGAATCACATCACCGATTCCCTGTTCAATACCTTGTTCTATATCTTTCCACTGGTACCCACAACGATAGCCGACTATTAGCGCCACTACTGTCGCAAGGACCATGATAATCCCTATGCTGACACCATGAATCACAATACCAAAAAATATCGCACCAATTAGAAAGGCAAAACAAGAGAACGACTCAACCGCCGTGGGCGGTCTAACTGTATGAGATAACGAGCTTTTTTCTGTCATAAACAACCTCAAATAGATCAAAACAAACACATAGTTAAGGTGGTTAACTATATAGTTAAGGTCCTTAACTATCAATGTAGAAAAAAGCAATTGCTGCTACTTTGTGAGATGAATCAGCAAAAAAGAAAAAGGACTGTGTTTAGAAATGACTAAGGTCTAATTTTTCCCAAGAGAAGTGTCTTTCCTGAATTTCATATATAAATCGAGAAACTTCATTACTGTATCCAGTTCTTCGGATGATAAAGGCTCTAGGTACTTTTCGAGTTGCTCGGAATAGTTATCGTTAACTTTTTGTCTAGCAAAATATAACTCTATGCCCAATTCAGTTAGTGTAATGTCCATATATCTAGCATCGATTGAATTTTTATTGATTACAATCAAACCCTTATCACCAATTCGCTTAAGCATTTGTGATATGGCACTTTTAGACTTGTACATTTTTTTTGATATGTTAGTGACAGAAATTCGATCATTTTCATAAATATACTTAACCAAAAAAGCCTCAGAAGGAGTGTATGTACCCTCAACATCTCCATACGTTCTCGCTTTTTTGTCGTATACATTCTCGACATCTTGCATCTCTGAAAATGTATCAATAATTTCTAAAAATTTGTTCATAAACACTATCTCGGGGCGATAAAAATCGGTTAATACTACACTATATTATTAGCAAGGCTACTTCATGTTCCGCATACCAACACCAAAACTCGGTCTACAGTGTTTAAGAAGACCTAACTTTTATTGGCATATAAATCAATACATAACCTTATCAATGGAGGGGGATTTTAATTATTCCTACATTAAAAATAAGGTAAGTAACTTCTTTGGATTTAGGAATAACATTACCCATATACGAATAAATTAGTATTCGGACTACTGATTAAAAAGCTAATTTGCACCATTCACAGTTTATTGGCTAAAACCTTATACACCGTCGTCCGACTGCAACCCAACTCTTTACTGATCGCATGCTTGTTCATTCCTTGCTCTGCCAGCGCTTGTATGCGCTGATGAAGCGTCTTATCAGGAAATCGGCCGAGGTGCCTTCCTTCGGCTCTGGCGCGCTCCCTACCTTCATTACAACGCTTTAGAATACGTTTTCGCTCCATTTCTGCGAACGCTGATATTGTGGTGTAAATAACCCGACCGACATCGCTGTTAATATCTACGTTACCTAAATCATGGAAGACGAGACCTGCACCTTTTTGTGCCAGGGTATCGGCAATTTGTAATGCATCGATGGTGTTACGAGCCAAGCGGTCAACTTTCATTACGTGGATGGTGTCGCCTTCGCGGGAAAAATCGATCATAGCGTTTAACTGAGTGCGTTCCGAATCTTTACCACTGGCACTTTCTTGGAAAATTTTTTCACAACCGAGTTGGGTAAGCTGATCTACTTGAATCGCTAGAGATTGATCGCTGGAACTGACGCGCGCGTAGCCTATTTGCATGATGGACACCAAAATTGTTCAAAAACATATAATTTATATTATGGGCATGTACATTTGAATTCAACAGGACATATTGGACGCAATGAGGTACTTATAAGTTTAGTGACCTAAAAGTACACCTTTATGGACACTCCCTTTTCCCATCCCCTCGAATGATTCGCATGAATCGAACGATTCGACTATAATGAACGAAAAAGGAGCACTCTATGCAATCATTAACCGCTAATACGGCAAAAACTAAATTTGGTGACCTACTTATGAAGGTACAGCGTGAGCCTGTACAAATCAGCAAAAATGGTTCACCGGTGGCAGTCATGATGTCATGCGAAGAATATGCAGAGCTTGAAGCTTTAAAGATGGCCATGGTGAAGTCGCGTTTTGAGCAAGCGGAGCGAGATATCGCGAATGATAATTTGGTCGATGGCGATACCTTCATGAACGAATTGGATCTAGGCAAGTTTGACTAATGGCACAATACAAACTTTCTCCTGCCGCACAGACCGATCTTATCGATATCCGCCGCTACACACTCGAAAACTGGGGAAGTGTGCAATGGACTAACTATTTCAATGAACTCAAACAATCAATGACGTTGTTAGCCAATAACGAATTAATTGGTATCGACATGCCCGAACTGGGTGCGGGTTATTGCCGCTTTCCTTTAAAGCATCATGTGATTTACTACATTAGAAAACCGGACCATATTGTTATCGCCGCGGTATTGGGTCGCAATATGTCCCCTGCTAAGCACTTTCAGCAACAGTGATCGCTTTTATACCTTTGCGCTTAATGTAATCACGCAGCGTACTTGGCGCTTCATCAATCAATTTGGCGGTTGGGCGAATTCCCAACCCTAATTTTATGTACTTTTCTATCTGATCACGTTTGGCGTCTAACTTTAAGCGCTCAGCGGGACCTTTTGGTCGACCGAGTATCACGCCGGCCTTTTTCCTGGCTGCTAGAGCTTCTTTGGTGCGCATTGAGATAAATTCGCGCTCAATTTCAGCCGCTAAACCCAATACCGTCGCGGTAATACGAGCTTGCATTGAACCATCCAATTGCATGTTTTGTTTGGCAATGTATACATCAATACCTTTCTCCATGCAGATCTCAAGCACTTCTAATACTTGCAAGGTTGAACGAGCGATCCGGCTGACTTCGGCAAAGATGAGTTTGTCTCCCCTTTCCATACCTTCAATTAGTCGACCAAGTTTGCGTTCGTGCCATTTCTTTTTACCTG from Vibrio ponticus encodes:
- a CDS encoding Na+/H+ antiporter NhaC family protein — translated: MTEKSSLSHTVRPPTAVESFSCFAFLIGAIFFGIVIHGVSIGIIMVLATVVALIVGYRCGYQWKDIEQGIEQGIGDVIPVLTIVLGIGFTIATWMFSGTIPVSIYYLLSIVNPDYIVAFAFIACSATAVAIGTSWGTAGTIGVVMIGMGEIAGVHMPLLAGAVVAGSMFGQIFSPMSDMCNLASSINKISTYNTLKGTSYIVFPVTIISIVAYLFLGMSYNEEVATTTLSNNFSEQVEALFNVNPLAVLPLIILMGCAIKRLPVVPSMFGAGFLAIAIGVGLNGFSVIDGLKASWGGFSVDMIPASKDMIVSDQIRSLVGRGGIDSMAWMFTLMFCAMMFIGIFSKIGCLNVIVETLFGNMKKKSSLVFASVSATLVTAIATTESYISVIVPTELFKEKFKNAGLPRVSLSTATLSASAIFIPLIPWGSTGIYMSGVTGVSIMQLAPFAFFCWMPAIMTIVFGFLNFGAKDENEQLELAEEK
- a CDS encoding MarR family winged helix-turn-helix transcriptional regulator yields the protein MNKFLEIIDTFSEMQDVENVYDKKARTYGDVEGTYTPSEAFLVKYIYENDRISVTNISKKMYKSKSAISQMLKRIGDKGLIVINKNSIDARYMDITLTELGIELYFARQKVNDNYSEQLEKYLEPLSSEELDTVMKFLDLYMKFRKDTSLGKN
- a CDS encoding recombinase family protein, giving the protein MQIGYARVSSSDQSLAIQVDQLTQLGCEKIFQESASGKDSERTQLNAMIDFSREGDTIHVMKVDRLARNTIDALQIADTLAQKGAGLVFHDLGNVDINSDVGRVIYTTISAFAEMERKRILKRCNEGRERARAEGRHLGRFPDKTLHQRIQALAEQGMNKHAISKELGCSRTTVYKVLANKL
- a CDS encoding type II toxin-antitoxin system Phd/YefM family antitoxin gives rise to the protein MQSLTANTAKTKFGDLLMKVQREPVQISKNGSPVAVMMSCEEYAELEALKMAMVKSRFEQAERDIANDNLVDGDTFMNELDLGKFD
- a CDS encoding type II toxin-antitoxin system RelE/ParE family toxin — translated: MAQYKLSPAAQTDLIDIRRYTLENWGSVQWTNYFNELKQSMTLLANNELIGIDMPELGAGYCRFPLKHHVIYYIRKPDHIVIAAVLGRNMSPAKHFQQQ
- a CDS encoding recombinase family protein, with translation MSHYAYLRVSSDSQDTANQKHGIYEYCNKFGIGDLCFVEDVVTGKKKWHERKLGRLIEGMERGDKLIFAEVSRIARSTLQVLEVLEICMEKGIDVYIAKQNMQLDGSMQARITATVLGLAAEIEREFISMRTKEALAARKKAGVILGRPKGPAERLKLDAKRDQIEKYIKLGLGIRPTAKLIDEAPSTLRDYIKRKGIKAITVAESA